A window of Spirochaetae bacterium HGW-Spirochaetae-1 genomic DNA:
ATTTTTCCGGAGGGACTATAACAGGGACACGGGACAGGTCAAACCCTTCAATTCCGGCTTGCTCGATGAAGTCAATTATAATGTGCAGTCTTCGAATCTCTACTGGGGGTTTCGCAAGGCGCTGGATTCTTTATACAAGGTAATGATAAAGAATCATGACGGAGACCTGAACAATTACCTGAAATGGATGGTAAT
This region includes:
- a CDS encoding hydrogenase; translated protein: MNIINFLTLNMAGVYWNPVLLVILFCILLLIVVVWGRIFFRRDYNRDTGQVKPFNSGLLDEVNYNVQSSNLYWGFRKALDSLYKVMIKNHDGDLNNYLKWMVIIIAACLLLISGGLL